From one Populus alba chromosome 17, ASM523922v2, whole genome shotgun sequence genomic stretch:
- the LOC118037213 gene encoding putative disease resistance protein RGA3: MAEAFAAEIAKSLLGKLGSFAVQEFRLAWGLEYDLARLEERLKAINAVLSDAEKQQSKNDRIRLWLHMLREVLYDAEDVLDEIECETLRREVVKTTLLYNEQATDCSHVLHEETGMNRSFESFSALINLLVAPFKVGDAHPLVLPIVGIGGLGKTSLAKSVCDAENVKIHFDLKMEACVSDDFSLKQVIQKIIKSATGERCADLDEGELNKKLEEILNGRKYLLLLDDVWNDDAQKWLLLKPLLSKGADGSKIMVTTRIQRVADIMGTTVAAYNPSLLGQKDCLSLFYKCAFKEGQMELYPNLVGIGKEIVVKCKQVPLAVINLGTQLYGKTDAKEWESVRDSEKWEEEGDGILPALKISYQRLPTHLKRCFLYCSVFPKDYLFADLELVQFWMVHGLIHQSSNPNEKLEDVGLRYVRELISRCFFQDYVVTIVSAYFKMHDLMHDLASSLAQNEFSIMSSRNHQISKTTRHLTVLDSDSFFHKTLPKFPNNFHQVWSIVFIDSIVGPTCKIDFEKCLPEFKHLRSLELFDDSEFEAFPESIGALKHLRYLYFRSNAKIKGLPKSIFKLQNLQALLIGLGLEELPKDVRNMISLRFLYLVTQQKRLPEGGIGCLECLQTLFIVKI, from the exons ATGGCAGAAGCTTTTGCAGCCGAGATTGCAAAATCCCTTTTAGGGAAGCTAGGCTCTTTCGCTGTTCAAGAATTTCGTTTGGCATGGGGACTTGAATATGACCTTGCACGTCTTGAAGAGAGATTGAAAGCCATCAACGCGGTGCTGTCCGATGCTGAGAAGCAACAATCAAAGAATGACAGGATTCGGCTCTGGCTCCATATGCTCAGAGAAGTCTTGTATGATGCAGAGGACGTGCTGGACGAAATCGAGTGCGAAACTTTGCGAAGAGAGGTGGTGAAAACAACACTTCTTTACAA CGAGCAGGCTACTGATTGTAGCCATGTCTTGCATGAGGAAACAGGGATGAACCGATCCTTTGAGAGCTTTTCCGCTCTCATCAACCTTTTAGTAGCACCTTTTAAGGTTGGTGATGCACATCCTCTTGTCCTTCCGATTGTAGGAATTGGAGGCTTGGGGAAGACATCTCTTGCCAAATCGGTGTGTGATGCtgaaaatgtaaaaattcattttgatttgaAGATGGAGGCATGTGTTTCAGAtgatttttccttgaaacaagtgatacaaaaaattattaaatctgcaACTGGGGAAAGATGTGCGGATTTGGATGAGGGTGAgcttaataaaaaacttgaagaaattcTGAATGGTAGGAAATACTTGCTTCTTTTGGATGATGTTTGGAATGACGATGCTCAAAAATGGTTGTTGTTGAAGCCTTTGTTATCAAAAGGTGCTGATGGAAGTAAGATTATGGTAACTACCCGTATTCAACGTGTTGCTGACATTATGGGTACTACTGTTGCTGCGTACAACCCAAGTCTTCTTGGTCAAAAGGACTGTCTGTCGTTGTTTTACAAGTGTGCATTCAAGGAAGGGCAAATGGAGTTGTATCCAAATTTGGTTGGAATTGGGAAAGAAATAGTGGTGAAATGCAAGCAAGTTCCTCTGGCAGTGATTAACTTGGGGACTCAACTGTATGGTAAGACTGATGCAAAAGAGTGGGAATCGGTGAGAGACAGTGAGAAGTGGGAAGAAGAGGGAGATGGCATTTTACCTGCCTTGAAAATAAGCTATCAAAGACTGCCGACTCACTTGAAAAGATGCTTTCTTTATTGTTCGGTTTTTCCAAAAGATTACCTATTCGCAGATCTCGAATTGGTGCAATTTTGGATGGTACATGGGCTCATTCATCAATCATCAAATCCAAATGAGAAGTTGGAAGATGTTGGCTTGCGTTATGTGCGCGAGTTGATCTCAAGATGTTTCTTCCAAGATTATGTAGTTACTATTGTTTCAGCTTACTTTAAGATGCATGATTTAATGCATGATCTTGCATCATCATTGGctcaaaatgagttttcaatCATGAGCTCCCGAAACCATCAAATTTCCAAAACGACTCGTCATTTGACAGTTCTTGACTCGGattcattttttcataaaactctCCCCAAGTTCCCAAACAACTTCCATCAAGTGTGGTCAATAGTATTTATAGATAGTATAGTGGGGCCTACATGCAAAATAGATTTTGAGAAATGTTTGCCAGAATTTAAGCATTTGCGGTCTTTGGAATTATTTGATGATTCTGAATTTGAGGCTTTTCCGGAGAGCATTGGCGCCTTGAAACATTTGAGATATCTCTATTTTAGAAGCAACGCAAAAATAAAAGGACTcccaaaatctattttcaaattgCAAAACTTGCAAGCTCTGCTTATAGGTTTGGGATTAGAAGAGCTGCCCAAAGATGTGCGGAACATGATCAGCCTTAGATTTTTATATCTAGTTACTCAGCAAAAGCGGTTGCCAGAAGGTGGGATTGGGTGTTTGGAGTGTCTTCAAACTTTATTCATTGTGAAAATCTAG